One genomic segment of Actinoplanes ianthinogenes includes these proteins:
- a CDS encoding VWA domain-containing protein has product MSFHWPWALAALLVVPLLLAARWWLNRRRKRTAVTVSSVALIRAALPGRSAWRRRVPVHLFLAGLLALAGALARPQARVAVPANNTSILLAIDVSGSMCSTDVQPNRLAAATDAAREFVESQDDGTKIGLVAFSGIAGLLVTPTTDKDQLLDAIDTLKTARGTAIGQAILTSIDAIAEMNPDVATTGVDLGDAAPGPNAPGAYEPDTIVVLTDGSNTTGVDPVTAAEQAAARRVRVFTIGFGTTEPSQMVCTADQVSGDSFMGGGGFPGGFPGGGGRGRVQEIDEDALTQVADLTGGRYFKAQDADELNGVLADLPKEIGLHTEDVEVSFWFVLAGALLVVTGAGLSLWWNRGPLPARRRPPATSA; this is encoded by the coding sequence ATGTCGTTCCACTGGCCGTGGGCGCTGGCCGCACTCCTGGTCGTCCCGCTGCTGCTGGCCGCCCGCTGGTGGCTGAACCGGCGCCGGAAACGCACCGCCGTGACCGTCTCCAGCGTGGCGCTGATCCGGGCCGCGCTGCCCGGGCGGTCCGCCTGGCGCCGTCGCGTCCCGGTCCACCTCTTCCTGGCCGGCCTGCTGGCGCTGGCCGGCGCCCTGGCCCGGCCGCAGGCCCGGGTCGCGGTGCCGGCCAACAACACCTCGATCCTGCTGGCCATCGACGTCTCCGGCTCGATGTGCAGCACCGACGTGCAGCCCAACCGGCTGGCCGCGGCGACCGACGCGGCCCGCGAGTTCGTCGAGTCGCAGGACGACGGCACCAAGATCGGGCTGGTCGCGTTCTCCGGCATCGCCGGCCTGCTGGTCACCCCGACCACCGACAAGGACCAGCTGCTCGACGCGATCGACACCCTGAAGACCGCCCGCGGCACCGCGATCGGCCAGGCCATCCTCACCTCGATCGACGCGATCGCGGAGATGAACCCGGACGTCGCCACCACCGGGGTGGACCTGGGCGACGCCGCGCCCGGCCCGAACGCGCCGGGCGCCTACGAGCCGGACACCATCGTGGTGCTCACCGACGGCTCGAACACCACCGGCGTCGACCCGGTGACCGCCGCCGAGCAGGCGGCGGCGCGTCGGGTGCGGGTCTTCACGATCGGCTTCGGCACCACCGAGCCGTCCCAGATGGTCTGCACCGCCGACCAGGTCAGCGGCGATTCGTTCATGGGTGGCGGCGGATTCCCCGGCGGCTTCCCGGGCGGCGGTGGCCGGGGCCGGGTCCAGGAGATCGACGAGGACGCGCTCACCCAGGTCGCCGACCTCACCGGCGGGCGCTACTTCAAGGCGCAGGACGCCGACGAGCTGAACGGCGTGCTCGCCGACCTGCCCAAGGAGATCGGCCTGCACACGGAGGACGTCGAGGTCAGCTTCTGGTTCGTGCTGGCCGGCGCGCTGCTGGTGGTCACCGGCGCCGGGCTGTCCCTGTGGTGGAACCGGGGCCCGCTCCCGGCCCGCCGACGGCCACCGGCTACGTCCGCGTGA
- a CDS encoding VWA domain-containing protein translates to MSFHYPLVLVVAALATGGAIAAYVALQRRRSAALRSAGFGTLVGGGLRRHLPYALLLAALPILLVGLARPQAQVAVPRVSGTVLLAFDISNSMAATDVTPTRLAAAQAAATQFVEAQPDSVDVGVLVFGDTALLTQAPTDDHAAAAAAIGRVRPSGGTSLGQAILVGLGTITGKPVSLPENGAAPDTSTLGYWPSATIVIFSDGENTGGPDVEAAAELAAAAGVRIQTVGVGTARGVPVEVDGYQLNTALDESTLTAVAQVTGGSYHAAGDSDTLNDTTKSIDLRLTTKKEPLELTAPFAGAALLLLALGGLLGSRWHGRIV, encoded by the coding sequence ATGAGCTTTCATTATCCGCTGGTCCTGGTGGTCGCGGCGCTGGCGACCGGCGGCGCGATCGCCGCGTACGTCGCGCTGCAACGCCGCCGCTCCGCGGCGCTGAGATCCGCCGGTTTCGGCACGCTGGTGGGCGGGGGCCTGCGGCGCCATTTGCCGTACGCCCTGCTGCTCGCCGCCCTGCCCATCCTCCTGGTCGGGCTGGCCCGGCCGCAGGCGCAGGTCGCCGTGCCACGAGTCTCCGGCACCGTGCTGCTGGCCTTCGACATCTCGAACAGCATGGCCGCCACCGACGTGACGCCGACCCGGCTGGCCGCCGCCCAGGCCGCCGCGACCCAGTTCGTCGAGGCGCAGCCGGACAGTGTGGACGTCGGGGTGCTGGTCTTCGGTGACACCGCGCTGCTCACCCAGGCACCGACCGACGACCATGCCGCCGCGGCCGCCGCCATCGGGCGGGTGCGGCCCAGCGGCGGCACCTCGCTCGGTCAGGCCATCCTGGTCGGGCTGGGCACCATCACCGGCAAACCGGTCAGCCTGCCGGAGAACGGCGCGGCGCCGGACACCAGCACGCTCGGCTACTGGCCGTCGGCCACCATCGTGATCTTCTCGGACGGCGAGAACACCGGCGGGCCGGACGTCGAGGCCGCCGCCGAGCTGGCCGCCGCAGCCGGGGTGCGGATTCAGACCGTCGGCGTCGGCACCGCCCGCGGCGTGCCCGTCGAGGTCGACGGCTACCAGCTGAACACCGCACTGGACGAGAGCACGCTGACCGCGGTCGCGCAGGTCACCGGCGGGTCGTACCACGCGGCCGGTGACTCGGACACGCTCAACGACACCACCAAGTCGATCGACCTGCGCCTGACCACGAAGAAGGAGCCGCTGGAGCTGACCGCCCCGTTCGCCGGGGCCGCGCTGCTGCTGCTCGCGCTCGGCGGCCTGCTCGGCTCCCGCTGGCACGGAAGGATCGTGTGA
- a CDS encoding DUF58 domain-containing protein: protein MSGPPERLLRRLEWRLGRRLDGRLQGSYRTVWHGAGIDFTDLRAYTPEDDVRHIDWNVTARLDEPFVRQYTEDRELTAWLVVDKSASMRFGAHEGKDSVATELAVSLAKLVSQGGNRVGAILFDNAVQRVIPPRTGRDQILRIAQELLKPSPAAAKPARSGRPAATTDLSAMFHLAAKTTATRRSLIFLMSDFIGDPGWDRPLGMLTHRHEVVVIRIVDPAELDLPDLGLILVEDAETGEQLLVDTSDPLLRGRLAGQVDAREAELADAMRRAGVAAHRITTDQDLLSALVQMVRTAGQVRR from the coding sequence ATGAGCGGCCCTCCCGAACGGCTGCTGCGGCGCCTGGAGTGGCGGCTCGGCCGCCGCCTCGACGGGCGGTTGCAGGGCAGCTACCGCACGGTCTGGCACGGCGCCGGGATCGACTTCACCGACCTGCGCGCCTACACGCCGGAGGACGACGTCCGGCACATCGACTGGAACGTGACGGCGCGCCTGGACGAGCCGTTCGTCCGGCAGTACACCGAGGACCGTGAGCTCACCGCGTGGCTGGTGGTGGACAAGTCGGCCTCGATGCGGTTCGGCGCGCACGAGGGCAAGGACTCGGTCGCCACCGAGCTGGCGGTCAGCCTGGCCAAACTGGTGTCGCAGGGCGGCAACCGGGTGGGCGCGATCCTGTTCGACAACGCCGTGCAGCGGGTCATCCCGCCGCGCACCGGCCGCGACCAGATCCTGCGCATCGCCCAGGAACTGCTGAAACCGTCCCCGGCGGCGGCGAAGCCGGCGAGGTCCGGGCGGCCGGCCGCCACCACCGACCTGTCCGCGATGTTCCACCTGGCCGCGAAGACCACCGCCACCCGGCGCAGCCTGATCTTCCTGATGTCCGACTTCATCGGCGACCCGGGCTGGGACCGCCCGCTCGGCATGCTCACCCACCGGCACGAGGTGGTGGTCATCCGGATCGTCGACCCGGCCGAGCTGGACCTGCCCGACCTCGGGCTGATCCTGGTCGAGGACGCCGAGACCGGCGAGCAACTGCTGGTCGACACCAGCGACCCGCTGCTGCGCGGCCGCCTGGCGGGCCAGGTCGACGCCCGCGAGGCCGAGCTGGCCGACGCGATGCGCCGGGCCGGGGTCGCCGCCCACCGGATCACCACCGACCAGGACCTGCTCTCCGCCCTGGTCCAGATGGTGCGGACCGCCGGGCAGGTGCGCCGATGA
- a CDS encoding AAA family ATPase, producing the protein MSWTDAPPASAGPIEKVLYEVKKTIVGQDILLERLIVALLARGHILVEGVPGLAKTLAVKSLATAIGGDFHRVQFTPDLVPADIVGTRIYHQPTGEFQVQLGPVFTNLLLADEINRAPAKVQSALLETMQERQVTIGRETHKLPDPFLVMATQNPIENEGVYPLPEAQIDRFMMKVVIGYPSPTEEFVVVERALTPPAVIQRIIDPATLTGLQQAADQVYVDPSLIEYAVQVANASRDPARVGLSDLARYVTFGASPRSSISLVLAARALAYIRSREYVIPEDLSDLALDVMRHRMVLSYEALSDDVTADLILSKILANLPFPEPAGRGR; encoded by the coding sequence ATGAGCTGGACCGACGCCCCGCCCGCCTCCGCCGGACCGATCGAGAAGGTGCTCTACGAGGTCAAGAAGACCATCGTGGGCCAGGACATCCTGCTCGAACGCCTGATCGTGGCGCTGCTCGCCCGCGGCCACATTCTGGTCGAGGGGGTGCCCGGCCTGGCCAAGACGCTCGCCGTGAAATCCCTGGCCACCGCGATCGGCGGGGACTTCCACCGGGTCCAGTTCACCCCCGACCTGGTGCCGGCGGACATCGTCGGCACCCGGATCTACCACCAGCCCACCGGCGAGTTCCAGGTGCAGCTCGGCCCGGTCTTCACCAACCTGCTGCTGGCCGACGAGATCAACCGGGCGCCGGCGAAGGTGCAGAGCGCGCTGCTGGAGACGATGCAGGAGCGGCAGGTCACCATCGGCCGGGAGACCCACAAGCTGCCCGACCCGTTCCTGGTCATGGCCACCCAGAACCCGATCGAGAACGAGGGCGTCTATCCGCTGCCCGAGGCGCAGATCGACCGGTTCATGATGAAGGTGGTGATCGGATACCCGAGCCCGACCGAGGAGTTCGTGGTGGTCGAGCGGGCGCTCACCCCGCCCGCCGTGATCCAGCGGATCATCGACCCGGCCACCCTGACCGGTCTCCAGCAGGCCGCCGACCAGGTGTACGTGGATCCCTCCCTGATCGAGTACGCGGTGCAGGTGGCCAACGCCTCCCGCGACCCGGCCCGGGTCGGCCTCAGCGACCTGGCCCGTTACGTCACGTTCGGCGCCAGCCCGCGCTCCTCGATCAGCCTGGTGCTCGCCGCCCGCGCCCTGGCGTACATCCGCAGCCGGGAGTACGTGATCCCGGAGGACCTCTCCGACCTGGCCCTGGATGTGATGCGGCACCGGATGGTCCTCTCCTACGAGGCGCTCTCCGACGACGTCACCGCCGACCTGATCCTCTCCAAGATCTTGGCGAACCTGCCGTTCCCGGAGCCCGCCGGCCGGGGACGCTGA
- a CDS encoding S1C family serine protease, which translates to MRRRRALIALIAVWAVVITWVAFTRGGDDTEPKAAVKPSPSASPGPLTVSEVYQTVLPSVVLIQTTGHDAKQAAESATGTGVIANEDGSVLTAFHVVDGAETITLTYTDGTTSSAKVTARNPALDIATLTPEKLPGTLVPAVLGGGVEVGDPVVAIGNPLGLTASTTSGVVSGLDRKLSRDRQNDIAGLIQFDAAVNPGSSGGPLINDQGQVVGIVVALANPTDAGTFIGIGFAVPIGAALGGGDNGPGRAPPL; encoded by the coding sequence GTGCGACGCCGCCGGGCACTGATCGCCCTGATCGCGGTCTGGGCCGTGGTGATCACCTGGGTGGCGTTCACCCGCGGCGGTGACGACACCGAGCCGAAAGCCGCCGTCAAACCCTCCCCGTCCGCGTCCCCGGGCCCGCTCACCGTCAGCGAGGTCTACCAGACGGTGCTCCCGTCGGTGGTGCTGATCCAGACCACCGGCCACGACGCGAAACAGGCCGCCGAGTCGGCCACCGGCACCGGCGTGATCGCGAACGAGGACGGCTCCGTGCTGACCGCGTTCCACGTGGTCGACGGCGCCGAGACGATCACGCTGACCTACACCGACGGCACCACCTCGTCCGCCAAGGTCACCGCCCGGAACCCGGCGCTGGACATCGCCACCCTGACCCCGGAGAAACTGCCCGGGACGCTGGTCCCCGCGGTGCTCGGCGGCGGCGTCGAGGTCGGCGACCCGGTGGTGGCGATCGGCAACCCGCTCGGCCTGACCGCGTCCACCACCAGCGGCGTCGTCTCCGGCCTCGACCGCAAGCTGAGCCGGGACAGGCAGAACGACATCGCCGGGCTGATCCAGTTCGACGCGGCGGTCAACCCGGGCAGCTCCGGCGGCCCGCTGATCAACGACCAGGGCCAGGTGGTCGGCATCGTGGTGGCCCTGGCGAACCCGACCGACGCCGGCACCTTCATCGGCATCGGGTTCGCCGTGCCGATCGGCGCGGCCCTGGGCGGCGGTGACAACGGCCCCGGCCGGGCGCCGCCGCTGTGA
- a CDS encoding styrene monooxygenase/indole monooxygenase family protein: MRKILIVGAGQAGLQLALSLRAEGYDVTLMSARTPEEIRTGWPTSTQAMFDLALNTERAYDLNHWDNVTPPIHGLRVQLAAPPGNLALAFNGKLQRPAQSTDQRIKMARWLEDAEERGVEVIYNAATTQDLDAITQLGRYDLTVVAAGKGDLVAMFDRDPERSPYTEPQRGLAVAYVHGLEPDPEWPDPHVGFHALPGLGELFVIPGLTHSGPCDILFWEAIPGGPLDRWAGHPGRMDPEQHLRLTLELIRENLPWVAARAANVRLTDAKATLHGRYTPTVRRPVAHLPGGGKVLGLADVVIANDPITGQGSNTAAKAADHYLRAILARGEQPFDEQWMTETFEGFWTGHGAAVTGWTNAMLQPLPPHVQQLLGAASQNERIAARFAAGFVDPNDFLNWFVDPEKATAYLAEVGTAG; encoded by the coding sequence ATGCGCAAGATCCTCATCGTGGGAGCCGGCCAGGCCGGTCTCCAACTGGCGCTCAGCCTGCGGGCCGAGGGCTACGACGTCACCCTGATGTCCGCGCGTACCCCGGAGGAGATCCGGACCGGCTGGCCCACCTCGACCCAGGCCATGTTCGACCTGGCCCTGAACACCGAGCGGGCCTACGACCTGAACCACTGGGACAACGTCACCCCGCCGATCCACGGGCTGCGCGTCCAGCTCGCCGCCCCGCCCGGGAACCTGGCCCTGGCCTTCAACGGGAAGCTTCAGCGCCCGGCCCAGTCCACCGACCAGCGGATCAAGATGGCCCGCTGGCTGGAGGACGCCGAGGAGCGCGGCGTCGAGGTGATCTACAACGCGGCCACCACCCAGGACCTGGACGCGATCACCCAGCTCGGCCGGTACGACCTGACCGTGGTCGCGGCCGGCAAGGGTGACCTGGTCGCGATGTTCGACCGGGACCCGGAGCGCTCGCCGTACACCGAACCGCAGCGTGGCCTGGCTGTCGCCTACGTGCACGGCCTGGAGCCGGACCCGGAGTGGCCGGACCCGCACGTCGGTTTCCACGCGCTGCCCGGTCTCGGCGAGCTGTTCGTGATCCCCGGCCTGACCCACTCCGGCCCCTGCGACATCCTGTTCTGGGAGGCGATCCCGGGCGGCCCGCTGGACCGCTGGGCCGGGCACCCCGGCCGGATGGACCCCGAGCAGCACCTGCGCCTCACCCTCGAGCTGATCCGGGAGAACCTGCCCTGGGTCGCCGCGCGCGCGGCGAACGTGCGGCTCACCGATGCCAAGGCGACCCTGCACGGCCGCTACACCCCGACGGTCCGCCGCCCGGTCGCCCACCTGCCCGGCGGCGGCAAGGTGCTCGGCCTGGCCGACGTGGTGATCGCCAACGACCCGATCACCGGCCAGGGCAGCAACACCGCCGCCAAGGCCGCCGACCACTACCTGCGGGCCATCCTGGCGCGCGGCGAGCAGCCGTTCGACGAGCAGTGGATGACCGAGACGTTCGAGGGCTTCTGGACCGGGCACGGCGCCGCGGTCACCGGCTGGACCAACGCCATGCTCCAGCCGCTCCCGCCGCACGTCCAGCAGCTGCTCGGCGCCGCCTCGCAGAACGAGCGGATCGCCGCCCGCTTCGCGGCCGGCTTCGTCGACCCGAACGACTTCCTCAACTGGTTCGTCGACCCGGAGAAGGCCACCGCCTATCTCGCGGAGGTCGGCACCGCCGGTTAG
- a CDS encoding GTP-binding protein — translation MQAYSDLPDGTRNGEVSSAKIVIAGGFGVGKTTAVEAISEIPAIRTESWMTAAAAQIDRLDPGIDKVTTTVAMDFGRVTIDDSLVLYLFGTPGQPRFWPMWDDLVRGAVGALVLVDTNNLENSFAAVNYFENDADVPWLVCVNLFHGVQTHDLAEVREALTLPAHIPLIAGDIRDARNVAHALLAVVNHATAQAIG, via the coding sequence GTGCAGGCCTACTCCGACTTACCTGACGGCACGCGGAACGGCGAGGTCAGCAGCGCCAAGATCGTCATCGCCGGGGGCTTCGGCGTGGGCAAGACCACCGCGGTCGAGGCCATCTCGGAGATCCCCGCGATCCGCACCGAGTCCTGGATGACCGCGGCCGCCGCTCAGATCGACCGGCTCGACCCCGGCATCGACAAGGTCACCACCACCGTCGCGATGGACTTCGGCCGGGTCACCATCGACGACTCGCTCGTCCTCTACCTGTTCGGCACGCCCGGCCAGCCCCGGTTCTGGCCGATGTGGGACGACCTGGTCCGGGGCGCGGTCGGCGCGCTGGTCCTGGTCGACACCAACAATCTGGAGAACTCGTTCGCCGCGGTCAACTACTTCGAGAACGACGCCGACGTGCCCTGGCTCGTCTGCGTGAACCTGTTCCACGGCGTGCAGACCCACGACCTGGCCGAGGTCCGCGAGGCGCTCACCCTGCCCGCGCACATCCCGTTGATCGCCGGTGACATCCGCGACGCCCGCAACGTCGCCCACGCCCTGCTGGCCGTCGTGAACCACGCGACGGCACAGGCCATCGGATAG
- a CDS encoding DUF742 domain-containing protein, which produces MARRPGLHWKVRPYMTANRRSGNRNPLLIHTLVSTGNRYDPVLAASLAPATRSLYEQARRMCSVAELSAACGLPLGLTRLLINDLLKLGQLVVHEARPSQDLALLEKLRAGLLRLT; this is translated from the coding sequence ATGGCCCGCAGGCCGGGGCTGCACTGGAAGGTGCGCCCGTACATGACCGCGAACCGGCGGTCCGGCAACCGCAACCCACTGTTGATCCACACCCTGGTGTCCACCGGCAACCGGTACGACCCGGTGCTCGCCGCCAGTCTGGCCCCGGCCACCCGCTCGCTCTACGAGCAGGCCCGCCGGATGTGCTCGGTGGCCGAGCTCTCGGCGGCCTGCGGGCTGCCGCTCGGCCTGACCCGGCTGCTGATCAACGACCTGCTCAAACTCGGTCAGCTCGTCGTGCACGAGGCCCGGCCGTCCCAAGACTTGGCGCTCCTGGAGAAACTTCGTGCAGGCCTACTCCGACTTACCTGA
- a CDS encoding roadblock/LC7 domain-containing protein, with protein sequence MTDYRNPDGQPDVSWLIGQLVREVPTITAVVLVSADGLQLASSGHLSREHAESVAALAAGFLGITGQLGGLLQLGAPENLSIRYPHGHLAFLRIDDQAGEFVAALLVSAQPQTQIGHLGYAMTTFSQAVGHALTPEARHALHQGTLPAPAR encoded by the coding sequence ATGACCGACTACCGCAACCCTGACGGCCAACCGGACGTCTCCTGGCTGATCGGCCAGCTAGTCCGTGAGGTCCCGACCATCACCGCGGTCGTCCTGGTCTCCGCGGACGGCCTGCAACTCGCCTCCTCCGGCCACCTCAGCCGGGAGCACGCGGAGAGCGTCGCCGCGCTCGCCGCCGGCTTCCTCGGCATCACCGGCCAGCTCGGCGGCCTGCTGCAACTCGGCGCCCCGGAGAACCTGAGCATCCGCTATCCGCACGGCCACCTGGCGTTCCTGCGGATCGACGACCAGGCCGGCGAGTTCGTCGCCGCGCTGCTGGTGTCGGCACAGCCGCAGACCCAGATCGGCCACCTCGGGTACGCCATGACCACCTTCAGCCAGGCGGTCGGGCACGCGCTCACCCCGGAGGCCCGGCACGCCCTGCATCAGGGCACGTTGCCCGCACCGGCTCGCTGA
- a CDS encoding sensor histidine kinase produces MPEPGRWWSRLRRRGSQPVEPTAAPAAEPVAKPDPWRPVAGEFALRLLTLTWEAVHHIGEAEFREQDAERRTILFRIDHSVTRVRRLAENLRVLTGEPLDDPDRQITSLHDVAHAAGAAVEHYERLHFGPMVDLAVAAVAADDVIRILTELIDNADRYSPPTEPVTIAAHLTGDGDVVIRVEDNGIGLNPAHVPWLERLLAGPDGPDAAELRPAHLGLTVAAVLTHRHRSLRVRLVPRQPRGTVAMLLIGADLLCETPQPAPEPKPAPTPNHQNDVTMVLPVQTRPAPMPRRVPASVRGTTPPPPPVTTQVHRTAWHDDAADFNAGVDAARARALQKQKDPDDRLPQP; encoded by the coding sequence ATGCCCGAGCCAGGCCGCTGGTGGAGCAGGCTGCGACGACGCGGCTCCCAGCCGGTCGAGCCCACGGCCGCGCCGGCCGCGGAACCGGTGGCGAAACCGGATCCCTGGCGCCCGGTCGCCGGTGAGTTCGCCCTCCGGCTGCTCACTCTTACGTGGGAAGCGGTTCATCACATCGGGGAGGCCGAATTCCGCGAGCAGGACGCCGAACGGCGCACCATCCTGTTCCGGATCGACCACTCGGTCACCCGGGTCCGCCGCCTCGCGGAGAACCTGCGGGTGCTCACCGGCGAGCCGCTCGACGACCCGGACCGGCAGATCACCTCGCTGCACGACGTGGCGCACGCGGCCGGCGCCGCGGTCGAGCACTACGAGCGGCTGCACTTCGGCCCGATGGTCGATCTCGCGGTCGCCGCGGTCGCCGCCGACGACGTGATCCGGATCCTCACCGAGCTGATCGACAACGCCGACCGCTACTCGCCGCCGACCGAGCCGGTCACCATCGCCGCGCACCTGACCGGCGACGGTGACGTGGTGATCCGGGTGGAGGACAACGGGATCGGCCTGAACCCGGCGCACGTCCCGTGGCTGGAGCGGCTGCTGGCCGGCCCGGACGGCCCGGACGCCGCCGAGCTGCGCCCCGCCCACCTGGGCCTCACGGTGGCCGCCGTGCTCACCCACCGGCACCGCTCGCTGCGGGTGCGGCTGGTGCCCCGGCAGCCCCGCGGCACCGTGGCGATGCTGCTGATCGGCGCGGACCTGCTCTGCGAGACGCCGCAGCCGGCGCCGGAGCCCAAGCCGGCGCCGACGCCGAACCATCAGAACGACGTGACCATGGTGCTGCCGGTCCAGACCAGGCCGGCGCCGATGCCCCGCCGGGTGCCGGCCAGTGTCCGCGGGACCACCCCGCCACCGCCCCCGGTCACCACCCAGGTCCACCGGACCGCCTGGCACGACGACGCCGCGGACTTCAACGCCGGCGTCGACGCCGCCCGTGCACGAGCCCTCCAGAAACAGAAGGACCCTGATGACCGACTACCGCAACCCTGA
- a CDS encoding GNAT family N-acetyltransferase encodes MQIRQISAAERTATMFPLQAYAWLPSPAEPEEEARHRANAPFFETSTMLVAEAGGETLACAAALPMRQNVRGLVQDMAGIASVTSHPQARRQGVVRQLLERLLRQTRAEGAAVSALYPFRPSFYARFGYVGIPRVRVARFTPAGLGDLLRRELPGSVRRLPGREGFDDYDALTHRLLRERHGFAVFDETRTGLLREEPVWIALARAGDEVVGGLRYRIDKHGGDLVASNLFSTGPLGRALLLQFLARHVDQVSGIELLVGADELPELWGTDMAVTVTATVDNPVKNAPMVRVLDVPALAGSEAGSGSVTVEVTGDELIGGVWQLGADDGRLTVKSGGTPSVTLTAAGFSALAYGVLDASEVFLRGLGEWEPRLDELFPRRVPSMFADF; translated from the coding sequence ATGCAGATCCGGCAGATCAGCGCCGCCGAGCGGACCGCCACCATGTTCCCGCTCCAGGCCTACGCTTGGCTCCCCTCCCCCGCCGAGCCCGAGGAGGAGGCGAGGCACCGGGCCAACGCGCCGTTCTTCGAGACCTCCACGATGCTGGTCGCCGAGGCCGGCGGCGAGACGCTGGCCTGCGCCGCGGCCCTGCCGATGCGGCAGAATGTGCGCGGCCTGGTGCAGGACATGGCCGGGATCGCGTCGGTCACCTCACACCCGCAGGCGCGGCGGCAGGGGGTGGTCCGGCAGCTGCTGGAGCGGCTGCTGCGGCAGACCCGTGCGGAGGGCGCCGCGGTCAGTGCGCTCTATCCGTTCCGGCCGAGTTTCTATGCGAGGTTCGGCTATGTCGGGATTCCCCGGGTGCGGGTGGCCCGGTTCACCCCGGCCGGGCTCGGTGACCTGCTGCGGCGGGAGCTGCCCGGCTCGGTGCGGCGGCTGCCGGGCCGCGAGGGGTTCGACGACTACGACGCGCTGACCCACCGTCTGCTGCGCGAGCGGCACGGGTTCGCCGTCTTCGACGAGACGCGCACCGGGCTGCTCCGGGAGGAGCCGGTGTGGATCGCGCTGGCCCGGGCCGGCGACGAGGTGGTCGGCGGCCTGCGATATCGGATCGACAAGCACGGCGGTGACCTCGTCGCGTCGAACCTGTTCAGCACCGGCCCGCTCGGGCGCGCGCTGCTGCTTCAGTTCCTGGCCCGGCACGTCGACCAGGTGAGCGGCATCGAGCTGCTGGTCGGCGCGGACGAGCTGCCCGAGCTGTGGGGCACCGACATGGCGGTGACGGTCACCGCCACCGTCGACAACCCGGTGAAGAACGCGCCGATGGTCCGGGTGCTCGACGTGCCCGCGCTGGCCGGCAGCGAGGCGGGCAGCGGCTCGGTGACCGTGGAGGTGACCGGCGACGAGCTGATCGGCGGCGTGTGGCAGCTGGGTGCGGACGACGGCCGGCTGACCGTGAAATCGGGCGGGACGCCGTCGGTGACGCTCACCGCGGCCGGGTTCAGTGCGCTGGCCTACGGGGTGCTGGACGCCTCCGAGGTGTTCCTGCGCGGCCTGGGCGAGTGGGAGCCGCGGCTGGACGAGCTGTTCCCGCGCCGGGTCCCCTCCATGTTCGCCGACTTCTAG
- a CDS encoding FAD:protein FMN transferase: protein MGTVVSIDIADDLPEERLRELIAGTCEWLHEVDARFSTYKEDSEVSRLRRGELTPAQGSGDLRLVLDRCADLWRETDGYFDAYAGGPLDPSGYVKGWSVEVASARLAAAGSTRHHINAGGDIRMRGAAPGGGPWRVGIRHPWQEDKLAWVLAVREGAVATSGTYERGAHVWNPRTGQPATGLRSVTVVGPDLAVADAYATAALAMGEPGLSWLAQRVTDGYESAAVTEDGRAFTSPGLPVA from the coding sequence ATGGGTACGGTCGTCAGCATCGACATCGCCGACGATCTGCCCGAGGAGCGGCTGCGTGAGCTGATCGCCGGGACCTGCGAGTGGCTGCACGAGGTGGACGCGCGGTTCAGCACGTACAAGGAGGACAGCGAGGTCAGCCGGCTGCGCCGGGGTGAGCTGACGCCCGCACAGGGCTCCGGCGACCTGCGCCTGGTCCTGGACCGCTGCGCCGACCTGTGGCGGGAGACCGACGGGTACTTCGACGCGTACGCCGGTGGCCCGCTCGACCCGTCCGGTTACGTGAAGGGCTGGTCCGTCGAGGTGGCCTCGGCCCGGCTGGCCGCGGCCGGCTCGACCCGGCACCACATCAACGCGGGCGGTGACATCCGGATGCGCGGCGCCGCGCCCGGTGGCGGCCCGTGGCGGGTCGGCATCCGGCATCCGTGGCAGGAGGACAAGCTCGCCTGGGTGCTCGCCGTCCGGGAGGGCGCGGTGGCCACCTCCGGCACCTATGAGCGGGGCGCGCACGTCTGGAACCCGCGGACCGGGCAGCCGGCGACCGGTCTGCGGTCGGTCACCGTGGTCGGCCCGGACCTGGCGGTGGCCGACGCCTATGCCACCGCGGCGCTGGCGATGGGGGAGCCGGGGCTGAGCTGGCTGGCCCAGCGGGTCACCGACGGGTACGAGTCGGCGGCGGTGACCGAGGACGGCCGCGCTTTCACCTCGCCGGGCCTCCCGGTCGCCTAG